GAACGGGAAGGCCGAGAGGTCCGGCATCAGGCGGTACCCGTCCTCCGCGCGCGCCGTGgtctgcggcggcgagggctcggcgtcggcgtcgaccCTGCGGCgcttggcggcgcggcgggaggcgcCGCCGACGGGCACGTCCCGCAGCGTGCCGCCGTGCGTCCAGTAGCGGCGGCAGGCGCGGCAGAAGTGGCGCGGCTGCGCCGTGCTGTAGTTGTTGTAGTAGCAGAACTTGGTGTTGGTGGACTGGCATCGCGGGCactcgagctgctgctgctgctgccgcctcgGGTGGTGCTTGCGCGCGGCCTCGTCGCCGTCCTGGTGGTGGAGCACGGGGGAGCCGATCGGCTCAGCGTCGGAAGCGGCCGGACGCTTGGaagcatcggcggcggcggcggtggccgagaGGGTGGAAGCTGCAGCTGCGGGCGCCATTTCCCGGGCGAGCAGGACAGCGCATGCCGAGGGCGGCCGTCGCCTTAAAACCAGCCGGCCAACCAGCGCGAGCGGAGAGGTAGCCCTGTGGGCGTGTGATCCCACTCGCTCTCTTCTCCGGGTGGTGATCGATCGATCTGGGGAGGCGGAATGAAATATAGGCTAGCTAGGTAGCCGCCGGCCAAGCTATTTGTAGCAGGTGGCATGACTGCACAGCGGCCGGCGAGGCGCAGCCGTCAGGGTCAGTCCGACCTGGACGGTCGAAGCGAACGGTTGGTTGGGTTGGGATGGggtcccgtcccgtcccgtcccgtccaAACTCCCATGTAGCATCCCCTCCCGCAAACAGTGCTGGATCGGCTCGATGCATGCTAAATTTTGGCAGAAttttggccctgtttagttcaaaaaaatcgtaaacgcaaaattttgcgaaggaatcttgttaatttgaagtactaaatgaagtctatttataaaactttttgcatggatgggctgtaaatcgcgagacgaatctaatgagcctacttaatccatgatttgcaacagtgatgctacagtccAAAAactttgcgtttacatgtaaactGAACTAAACAGGCCTTTGTCGATTTTACGCTTAAATTTGTGCAAGGATCAGGAATGATCACCCCGTCCTACAGTACAAAGCACAAGAAGAAACAGCAGCAGTTTCGGCGCATGCAGTGTGGGCGGTGGGCCCCTCGGCTGACGCTGCAGCAAGATGCTGTTCTTGGTCCTGAAGCTACCTCGCGCGACCGTCCGTGCGGGCGGGCCTGCCttccacgccgccgcgctcgtATCGTACTATTTGCTTGGCACGAGCCACGAGCAGTGGCCCGGTCGTCGGCGCACGCGACCGCGCGCGTACACACTCGGCCATCCCGGCAAGT
This sequence is a window from Panicum virgatum strain AP13 chromosome 7K, P.virgatum_v5, whole genome shotgun sequence. Protein-coding genes within it:
- the LOC120642124 gene encoding dof zinc finger protein 1-like; translation: MAPAAAASTLSATAAAADASKRPAASDAEPIGSPVLHHQDGDEAARKHHPRRQQQQQLECPRCQSTNTKFCYYNNYSTAQPRHFCRACRRYWTHGGTLRDVPVGGASRRAAKRRRVDADAEPSPPQTTARAEDGYRLMPDLSAFPFLSDGIFLPQLDLGAAPAATFSSWHHSGVPDFYDGLAPWDDGTAGVTGAWGDIAGLELSWPPPGN